The following proteins are encoded in a genomic region of Thermodesulfobacteriota bacterium:
- a CDS encoding 3-hydroxybutyryl-CoA dehydrogenase: MQIQTIGVVGAGQMGSGIAQVAAQSGFRVVMSDIAEPFLQKGILAITKNLNRLVEKKTLSAEQRDDLLQRIKGTLALEEMAEADFVIEAATENEALKLKLFKELDQICRQEVILSSNTSSISITKIASATGRPSQVIGMHFMNPVPVMQLVEIIRGHQTSQETFEVVRSLSQRMGKTPVEANDFPGFISNRILMPMINEAIFALYEGVGTAEAIDTVMKLGMNHPMGPLALADLIGLDTCLAIMEVLHKGFGDPKYRPCPLLKKYVDAGYLGRKAGRGFYQYST; this comes from the coding sequence ATGCAGATCCAAACGATCGGGGTCGTGGGAGCAGGGCAGATGGGAAGCGGGATCGCCCAAGTGGCGGCCCAATCCGGATTTCGAGTCGTGATGAGCGACATCGCAGAACCCTTCCTCCAGAAGGGGATCCTCGCCATCACGAAGAATTTGAATCGATTGGTCGAGAAGAAAACGCTCTCCGCCGAGCAGCGGGACGACCTCCTTCAGAGGATCAAGGGGACCCTTGCCTTGGAGGAGATGGCGGAGGCCGATTTTGTGATCGAGGCCGCCACGGAAAACGAGGCCCTTAAGTTGAAGCTCTTCAAAGAACTCGACCAGATCTGCCGCCAGGAGGTCATCCTTTCGAGCAACACCTCCTCCATCTCCATCACGAAGATCGCCTCTGCCACCGGGAGGCCCTCCCAGGTGATCGGGATGCACTTTATGAATCCCGTCCCCGTGATGCAACTGGTGGAGATCATCCGAGGCCATCAAACCTCCCAGGAGACCTTCGAGGTGGTTCGCTCCCTCTCGCAACGGATGGGAAAAACCCCGGTGGAGGCGAACGACTTCCCGGGGTTCATCTCCAACCGGATCCTGATGCCCATGATCAACGAGGCCATCTTCGCCCTCTACGAAGGCGTGGGCACGGCCGAGGCCATCGATACGGTCATGAAGTTGGGCATGAACCATCCCATGGGCCCCTTGGCCCTGGCCGATCTCATCGGCCTGGACACCTGTTTGGCCATCATGGAGGTCCTCCACAAGGGCTTTGGGGATCCGAAATACCGACCCTGCCCCCTTCTGAAGAAGTATGTGGATGCGGGCTATCTGGGACGGAAGGCGGGAAGAGGTTTCTACCAATATTCGACCTGA
- a CDS encoding acyl-CoA dehydrogenase family protein, translating to MDFKLTSEQEMIRDMVRDFTEKSIKPVAAHHDREKRFPYENIKKMAELGLMGMNIPVEYGGSEVGVIAYSLAITEIAKGCASHAVTTSVTNMVAEVIYEFGQEEIKRKHLPKLCSGEYPAGSFALTEPHAGSDAANIRTLAERRNQAYVLNGTKAFITSGEVSGVTVVWAVTDRTARKGRGISAFLVEKGTPGFRVGKAEEKLGHCASVLNELIFEDCVVPASHLLGREGEGFKIAMMELDGGRIGIGSLSVGVGFAAIDFATQYVKEREAFGKPLTSFEAIQWMIADSYTSLEAAQLLVLRAAYLKENKLPFTKEASMAKLFATETAKEVALRAVQMLGGYGYTKEYPVERYLRDIIGTTLYEGTSEVQRIVISREILQR from the coding sequence ATGGATTTTAAGCTCACCTCCGAACAGGAGATGATCCGGGACATGGTGAGGGACTTCACGGAGAAGAGCATCAAACCCGTGGCCGCTCACCACGACAGGGAAAAACGATTCCCTTACGAGAATATCAAAAAGATGGCCGAGCTCGGTTTGATGGGGATGAACATCCCTGTCGAATACGGAGGCTCAGAGGTGGGGGTGATCGCTTACAGCCTGGCCATCACCGAGATCGCCAAGGGCTGCGCCTCCCATGCGGTCACCACCTCTGTCACCAATATGGTCGCCGAGGTGATCTACGAATTCGGCCAGGAGGAGATCAAACGGAAGCACCTGCCCAAGCTTTGCAGCGGCGAATACCCCGCGGGCTCCTTCGCCCTGACCGAGCCCCACGCGGGGTCCGATGCGGCCAACATCCGGACCCTGGCGGAGCGACGAAATCAGGCCTACGTCCTCAACGGGACCAAGGCGTTCATCACCAGCGGAGAGGTCTCGGGCGTCACCGTGGTCTGGGCGGTGACGGATCGCACTGCGAGAAAGGGGCGCGGGATATCGGCCTTCCTCGTCGAGAAGGGAACGCCTGGCTTTCGGGTGGGGAAGGCCGAAGAGAAGTTGGGCCATTGCGCCTCGGTGCTGAACGAACTGATCTTCGAAGACTGCGTCGTCCCAGCCAGCCATCTCCTCGGCAGGGAGGGCGAAGGTTTCAAAATCGCCATGATGGAACTCGATGGAGGCCGAATCGGGATCGGATCCCTTTCGGTGGGAGTGGGCTTTGCTGCCATCGACTTTGCCACCCAGTATGTGAAGGAGCGGGAGGCCTTCGGAAAGCCCCTCACCAGTTTCGAGGCCATCCAGTGGATGATCGCCGACTCCTACACCAGCCTCGAGGCCGCCCAGCTGCTCGTCCTGCGGGCGGCCTATCTCAAAGAGAACAAACTCCCCTTTACCAAAGAGGCCTCCATGGCCAAACTCTTTGCGACGGAGACCGCCAAAGAGGTGGCCCTTCGAGCGGTTCAGATGTTAGGAGGATACGGATATACGAAAGAATATCCCGTCGAACGATACCTGCGGGATATCATAGGGACGACCCTCTATGAAGGGACTTCGGAGGTCCAACGGATTGTCATTTCAAGAGAGATTTTACAAAGATAA
- a CDS encoding ABC transporter substrate-binding protein: MKRKIVIGLILLLCLFASWAIAQEVRLGALQDTTGATSDVGKDEALGVREAVQYYNDKGGINGKKIRLFQYDYGYRIPEAITTYKRFRDYDKVVMVLGWGTGDTEALSPTINADKMPYLSSSFSAHLCDPKKTPYNFVYGTDYSTNARGALQYWFDEVWKKDPKWKELREKGAKPKFVCFIDTASPYATAPIKAIKDQATILGMEIGPDQHVALTALDTKSQVIAAKGFGANIVWHGNTTMSVSAALKDAMALGLGADHIINNWGFDENLPKLAGPAAEGAIGLAACSFFIEEFPAKKTVVEYAKKLNPGIPLENRLIRTVQGWLKVTLAVEAMTRADKAGKLNGPGIKEAFETLRDWPGLKPFGGQLVTLTPEDHRYSSIVTIGRIIKGKPQTVGTIDMRAKYPDRWAAWLGW; this comes from the coding sequence ATGAAAAGGAAGATCGTGATAGGGTTGATTCTATTGCTGTGCCTCTTCGCCTCATGGGCCATCGCCCAGGAGGTGAGGTTGGGGGCCCTCCAGGATACCACCGGTGCGACTTCGGATGTGGGAAAGGACGAGGCCTTGGGAGTCCGCGAGGCGGTCCAATATTACAATGATAAAGGGGGGATCAACGGGAAGAAGATCCGTTTGTTTCAATACGACTACGGTTACCGAATCCCTGAGGCCATCACCACCTACAAGCGATTCAGGGACTACGACAAGGTGGTGATGGTGCTCGGGTGGGGCACCGGCGATACGGAGGCCCTTTCGCCGACTATCAATGCCGACAAGATGCCCTATCTCTCCAGTTCTTTCTCCGCCCATCTCTGCGACCCCAAAAAGACCCCTTATAACTTCGTCTACGGAACCGACTATTCGACCAATGCCCGGGGCGCCCTCCAGTACTGGTTCGACGAAGTCTGGAAAAAGGACCCCAAATGGAAGGAACTGAGAGAGAAAGGGGCGAAACCGAAGTTCGTCTGCTTTATCGATACCGCCTCTCCCTATGCCACCGCACCCATCAAGGCAATCAAAGATCAAGCCACTATATTGGGAATGGAAATCGGACCGGATCAGCACGTCGCCCTGACAGCCCTCGACACGAAGAGCCAGGTCATTGCGGCCAAGGGCTTCGGCGCCAACATCGTGTGGCATGGGAATACGACCATGTCTGTCTCGGCGGCCCTGAAGGATGCGATGGCCCTCGGTCTCGGAGCCGATCACATTATCAATAACTGGGGATTCGACGAAAACCTCCCCAAATTAGCGGGGCCTGCGGCCGAAGGGGCGATCGGGTTGGCCGCATGTTCCTTCTTCATCGAAGAATTTCCTGCGAAGAAGACCGTGGTCGAATATGCCAAGAAGCTCAACCCAGGCATCCCCCTCGAAAACCGTCTCATCCGGACGGTCCAGGGATGGCTGAAGGTGACCCTGGCTGTGGAAGCGATGACGAGGGCCGACAAGGCGGGAAAGTTGAACGGCCCGGGGATCAAAGAGGCCTTCGAAACCTTGAGGGATTGGCCGGGGTTGAAGCCCTTCGGCGGGCAACTCGTCACCCTCACCCCGGAAGATCACCGCTACAGTTCCATCGTGACGATCGGCCGGATTATCAAAGGAAAACCTCAGACGGTGGGGACCATCGACATGCGTGCCAAATATCCTGACCGATGGGCCGCCTGGTTGGGGTGGTAA
- a CDS encoding ABC transporter ATP-binding protein, protein MYHEVILVLKGVSIEVPHGGIVALLGANGAGKSTTLKSISGLLKHEDGEVTDGSIEFMGEKIHHLSAEEISKRGIFQIIEGRRVFGHLTVEENLRVGAHLRAGGSAMRERLEMVYHYFPRLVERRNVMAGFISGGEQQMTVIGRALMAQPRLMLLDEPSMGLAPLLIKEIFEIISKLNKDEKIPLLLVEQNVKLALTVAPYAYVLENGRLVMHDTSEKLKENPDIRDFYLGLSDLGERKSFRQVKHYKRRKRWLT, encoded by the coding sequence ATGTACCACGAGGTCATCCTGGTCTTGAAGGGGGTCTCGATCGAAGTGCCCCATGGAGGGATTGTCGCCCTCCTCGGGGCCAATGGAGCTGGAAAATCGACCACCCTCAAATCGATCTCGGGCCTTTTGAAGCATGAGGACGGGGAGGTCACCGACGGCTCCATCGAATTCATGGGAGAGAAGATCCACCATCTCTCCGCGGAGGAGATCTCCAAGCGGGGGATCTTCCAGATCATCGAAGGTCGAAGGGTCTTCGGTCACCTCACGGTGGAGGAGAACCTCCGCGTAGGGGCCCACCTTCGGGCCGGGGGGAGCGCCATGAGGGAGAGGCTCGAGATGGTCTATCACTATTTTCCAAGGCTGGTGGAGCGCCGAAATGTAATGGCGGGGTTCATCAGCGGAGGGGAGCAGCAGATGACCGTGATCGGGAGGGCCCTGATGGCCCAACCGAGGCTGATGCTTCTGGACGAACCCTCGATGGGGCTGGCTCCTCTCTTGATTAAAGAGATCTTTGAGATCATCTCGAAATTGAATAAAGACGAGAAGATCCCCCTCCTCCTGGTCGAGCAGAACGTGAAGCTGGCCCTCACCGTCGCTCCCTATGCCTACGTCCTCGAGAACGGAAGGCTGGTGATGCACGATACGTCAGAGAAGTTAAAGGAGAACCCGGATATTCGGGACTTTTACCTCGGCCTCTCAGACCTCGGCGAACGAAAGAGCTTCAGGCAGGTGAAACATTACAAGAGGAGAAAGAGATGGCTCACCTAA
- a CDS encoding CBS and ACT domain-containing protein — MKIQYKGFMREKIRRNPITISPDANFFEARALIHEKGIRHLPVVDKDGQLVGIVTDRDIREAAPSDATLLSVQELNYLLGKLKVASFMTPKEKLITITPDTLIEEAVKLMRDHKIGCLPVVEEGKLYGIFTETDALDHLVDIFGTNQKGTRLTIAFEDKPGTMASILEIFKKLNINIISIVTPSFMVDGKRIAAIRIQTEDYQEAVNLLEKAGYDVLSVGKWPSV, encoded by the coding sequence ATGAAGATTCAGTACAAGGGGTTCATGAGAGAAAAGATCCGGAGAAATCCCATCACCATCAGCCCCGATGCGAACTTCTTCGAAGCCCGTGCCCTGATCCATGAAAAGGGGATCCGGCATCTTCCGGTCGTCGACAAGGACGGGCAGCTCGTCGGCATTGTTACGGATCGGGACATCCGGGAAGCCGCCCCCTCCGATGCCACGCTCCTAAGCGTCCAGGAACTCAACTACCTTCTCGGAAAGTTGAAGGTGGCCTCCTTCATGACCCCCAAGGAAAAACTGATCACCATTACTCCCGACACCCTGATCGAAGAAGCGGTCAAGCTGATGAGGGACCACAAGATCGGGTGCCTCCCCGTGGTGGAAGAAGGAAAATTATACGGAATCTTCACCGAGACGGATGCCCTCGACCATCTGGTGGACATCTTCGGAACCAACCAGAAAGGAACCCGCCTGACCATCGCCTTCGAAGACAAGCCCGGGACGATGGCGAGCATCCTCGAAATTTTTAAGAAATTGAACATCAACATCATCAGCATCGTCACCCCCTCATTCATGGTGGACGGAAAGCGGATCGCCGCCATACGGATTCAGACCGAAGATTATCAAGAGGCGGTCAATCTCCTCGAGAAGGCCGGTTACGATGTCCTCTCCGTTGGAAAATGGCCCTCCGTATAG
- a CDS encoding branched-chain amino acid ABC transporter permease: protein MNYRPCGVYHQHYRQDHAWWQTKFVWGKMILLFVSIFFLFPQFASMYLISIANVVGYTILSAMGVQLLIGYCGQVTLGHAAFLATGAYTCTLLMLQLNVPYPIAMVIGGLVGGLWCVLFGLPSARVKGFYLIMTTMAAQFLTVEFFITQYISQIGGRGVAFSIPPGTVKIGPWVIKDDKDVYYLMAILVVLLTLVMANLVRSKIGRAWIAIRDNDIAAETMGVNIVYYKLLAFFVAGFFGGIAGAFWVTSLAAVSPEHFHFGWSLWLVGVILIGGVGSIHGTIFGSLFMTLIPEALKFFIFILTESPFLVGLMPFLPHLLEKFLYVKEAAFGLAIALFLIYEPNGLAYRWWQIKNYFNLWPFSY from the coding sequence ATGAATTATCGTCCCTGCGGTGTCTACCATCAACATTATCGTCAGGACCATGCCTGGTGGCAGACCAAATTCGTCTGGGGGAAGATGATCCTGCTCTTTGTCAGCATCTTCTTCCTTTTCCCCCAATTCGCCAGTATGTACCTCATCTCCATCGCAAATGTCGTGGGCTATACCATCCTCTCGGCTATGGGGGTCCAACTCCTCATCGGGTATTGCGGACAGGTCACCCTCGGCCATGCGGCCTTCCTTGCGACCGGCGCCTATACCTGCACCCTCCTGATGCTTCAGCTCAACGTCCCTTACCCCATTGCCATGGTGATCGGCGGCCTCGTTGGAGGTCTGTGGTGTGTCCTCTTTGGGCTTCCCTCCGCCAGGGTCAAGGGATTTTATTTGATCATGACCACCATGGCCGCCCAGTTCCTCACGGTCGAATTCTTCATCACCCAGTACATCAGCCAGATCGGAGGAAGGGGCGTGGCCTTTTCGATCCCGCCCGGTACGGTGAAGATCGGGCCATGGGTGATCAAAGATGATAAAGATGTTTACTACCTGATGGCCATCCTGGTTGTCCTGCTCACCCTCGTCATGGCCAACCTGGTGCGGTCGAAAATCGGAAGGGCCTGGATCGCCATCCGCGACAACGATATTGCTGCGGAGACGATGGGCGTCAACATTGTCTACTATAAACTGTTGGCCTTCTTCGTGGCCGGGTTCTTCGGCGGAATAGCCGGCGCCTTCTGGGTCACCTCCCTGGCAGCCGTCAGCCCGGAGCACTTCCACTTCGGGTGGTCCCTCTGGCTGGTGGGGGTCATCCTCATCGGAGGCGTGGGAAGCATCCACGGGACAATCTTCGGCTCCCTGTTCATGACCCTCATCCCAGAAGCCCTCAAATTTTTCATCTTCATCCTGACGGAAAGCCCCTTTTTGGTGGGCCTGATGCCCTTCTTGCCTCACCTCCTTGAGAAATTTCTCTACGTGAAGGAGGCGGCCTTTGGCCTCGCCATCGCCCTCTTCCTCATCTATGAACCCAACGGTCTGGCATACCGATGGTGGCAGATCAAGAATTACTTTAATCTCTGGCCCTTCTCTTATTAA
- a CDS encoding branched-chain amino acid ABC transporter permease produces MEIFLQLLITGILVGSIYALVALGWTLIYKCSGVLNLAMGELTLIGAYVCLTLYHLGIPFILALLITLAIGFILGILTEVLFLRPMVGEPVLAVIMVTVGLAFFFRGLVMLIWGTDTVVFSPPVFPMEPLKIGRIVIGQVFLWAFIASVILMIAFVSFFKFTKWGLSMQATADDEMAALSLGVNAKVVYALAWAIAFMAAGVGGTLLGNINGLNISVGYLGLLVLPAVVLGGLNSVPGAIVGGLIIGVLQNLADGYLSRYTPGGVKDVFPFAVMVIILLFKPYGLWGWVRIERV; encoded by the coding sequence ATGGAGATCTTTTTACAGCTATTAATCACGGGGATCTTGGTCGGAAGCATCTACGCTTTGGTGGCCCTCGGCTGGACGCTCATCTATAAATGCTCAGGCGTCCTCAACCTGGCCATGGGAGAGCTCACCCTCATCGGCGCCTATGTCTGCCTCACCTTATATCACTTGGGCATTCCCTTCATCCTCGCCCTGTTGATCACCTTAGCCATCGGCTTCATCCTCGGCATCCTGACCGAGGTCTTATTCCTCAGGCCCATGGTGGGAGAGCCTGTGCTCGCGGTCATCATGGTGACGGTCGGGCTGGCCTTCTTCTTCAGAGGCCTGGTCATGCTCATCTGGGGGACCGACACCGTGGTTTTCTCCCCCCCCGTCTTTCCGATGGAGCCCCTCAAAATCGGGAGGATCGTCATCGGCCAGGTCTTCCTTTGGGCCTTCATCGCCTCCGTCATCCTCATGATCGCCTTCGTCTCCTTCTTTAAATTCACGAAGTGGGGCCTCTCCATGCAGGCCACGGCAGACGACGAAATGGCCGCCCTCTCTCTGGGGGTAAACGCAAAGGTGGTCTATGCCCTGGCCTGGGCTATCGCCTTCATGGCGGCTGGCGTGGGAGGCACCCTGCTGGGAAATATCAATGGTCTCAATATCTCGGTTGGGTACCTCGGCTTGCTGGTCTTGCCGGCCGTCGTTCTGGGAGGATTGAACTCGGTCCCGGGCGCGATCGTGGGCGGCCTCATCATCGGGGTCCTCCAGAACCTGGCCGATGGCTACCTGAGCCGTTACACCCCGGGCGGGGTCAAAGATGTCTTCCCTTTTGCGGTCATGGTGATCATCCTCCTCTTCAAGCCTTACGGCCTGTGGGGATGGGTGAGGATCGAACGAGTCTAA
- a CDS encoding MerR family transcriptional regulator: MEIDGLKYYPIGELAKLVNLSPRTIRYYEEIGLLNSVKRIEGGKRVYTDKDVQRLKFIQRLKHLGLSLAEMHELEAIYQIHRTNRKVLPRLLELLDNHVNHIDERIKILLRLKAEILSYQEKIREKLNAEPDAPKGGDLEKRGSDHQRR, translated from the coding sequence ATGGAAATTGATGGCCTCAAATACTATCCCATCGGTGAGCTTGCCAAGCTGGTCAATCTAAGCCCGCGGACGATCCGGTACTACGAGGAGATCGGGCTTCTCAATTCCGTCAAGCGGATCGAGGGAGGAAAGAGAGTCTATACGGATAAGGATGTCCAGCGCCTCAAGTTCATCCAGAGGCTCAAACACCTCGGCCTCTCCCTGGCGGAGATGCATGAATTAGAGGCCATCTACCAGATCCATCGCACCAACCGCAAGGTATTGCCTCGCCTGCTCGAACTCCTCGACAATCACGTCAACCATATCGATGAGCGGATCAAAATCCTCCTACGGTTGAAGGCGGAGATCTTGAGCTATCAGGAAAAAATCCGGGAGAAGCTCAATGCCGAACCGGATGCACCCAAAGGAGGAGACCTTGAAAAGAGAGGTTCTGATCACCAGCGCCGTTAG
- a CDS encoding acetyl-CoA C-acetyltransferase, translating into MHPKEETLKREVLITSAVRTPIGNFLGALSAFTATELGGKVIEEAVKRSKIQKEEVDEVIMGNVLPFGLGQNPARQAMIKAGLPMAGGALTINKVCGSGLKAVMLAAQVIQAGDAEVIVAGGMESMSRVPYYLEQARTGYRLWDGKLIDGMVHDGLWDVVNDYHMGFTAEIQSVKFKISREAQDRFAFESNQKAMRAIREGKFKAEILPIEVPSKKGEPTLFDTDEGPRETDLQALSRLKPAFKEGGVVTAGNSSKISDGASALVLMSSEKAEALGVKPLARVGAQAAAGVELEDVLVAPIQSIPKVLRKAGLSLKEIDLFEINEAFAATTLAIIKTLGIEEDRVNIRGGAVALGHPIGASGARILTTLIYAMKDTGAHRGLASLCLGGGEAVSLIIENID; encoded by the coding sequence ATGCACCCAAAGGAGGAGACCTTGAAAAGAGAGGTTCTGATCACCAGCGCCGTTAGGACACCCATAGGAAATTTCCTGGGGGCCCTCAGCGCCTTCACCGCCACGGAACTTGGAGGAAAAGTGATCGAGGAGGCGGTGAAACGCTCCAAAATCCAGAAGGAGGAGGTCGACGAGGTGATCATGGGAAACGTCCTCCCCTTCGGCCTCGGACAGAATCCCGCCCGCCAGGCCATGATCAAGGCCGGCCTACCCATGGCCGGCGGAGCCCTGACGATCAACAAGGTCTGCGGATCGGGCCTCAAGGCGGTCATGCTGGCCGCCCAGGTCATCCAGGCAGGGGACGCAGAGGTGATCGTGGCAGGCGGCATGGAATCCATGAGCCGGGTTCCCTACTACCTCGAACAGGCCCGCACCGGTTATCGCCTATGGGACGGGAAACTCATCGACGGGATGGTCCACGACGGCCTCTGGGATGTGGTGAACGACTACCACATGGGGTTCACGGCGGAGATCCAGTCGGTCAAATTCAAGATCTCCCGGGAGGCGCAGGACCGGTTTGCCTTCGAGTCGAATCAAAAGGCGATGCGCGCCATCCGAGAGGGAAAGTTCAAGGCCGAGATCCTCCCCATCGAGGTTCCTTCCAAAAAAGGGGAACCGACGCTCTTCGACACCGACGAAGGCCCAAGGGAGACCGACCTTCAGGCCCTTTCGAGATTGAAACCGGCCTTCAAGGAGGGAGGGGTCGTCACCGCCGGCAACTCCTCGAAGATCAGCGATGGCGCAAGCGCCCTCGTCCTCATGTCTTCGGAGAAGGCCGAGGCCTTGGGGGTGAAACCCCTGGCAAGGGTGGGGGCTCAGGCGGCAGCCGGCGTCGAACTGGAAGACGTCCTGGTCGCTCCCATCCAATCGATCCCAAAAGTCCTGAGGAAGGCTGGGCTCTCTCTCAAGGAGATCGATCTTTTCGAGATCAACGAGGCCTTTGCAGCCACCACCCTGGCCATCATCAAAACCTTGGGGATCGAAGAGGATCGGGTCAATATCCGAGGCGGTGCGGTCGCCCTTGGCCATCCGATCGGGGCCAGTGGCGCCCGAATCCTGACCACCCTTATCTATGCCATGAAGGATACCGGCGCCCACCGGGGCCTGGCCTCCCTCTGCCTCGGAGGGGGTGAGGCGGTCAGCCTGATCATAGAAAACATCGATTAG
- a CDS encoding AMP-binding protein has translation MSQDVKHREVPITKDLTIPKLWLAAAKKYWDKKVAMREKEFGIWVPITWKQYYENVKRIALGMVSLGLERNDKVAMIGDNRPEALWAEMAAMCVGGVGVWLFQDSLIDEVQYIIDHSDAKLMVGEGQEEVDKYLMIKEKCPKLKKMIWDDPKGMRGYDEPTLMSLKELMKIGEDLDKKEPGLFEDLISKGKGDDICLLFYTSGTTALPKGALLTHYNMLTMGRNLMRVDPYFETDDFVSYLPFAWIGEQMMSISCGIQAGFTLNFPEEPETAQENIREIGPQVMFAPPRIYEQMVRNVQVKYLDSTWAKRKAYELAMKIGYHVAELKFSKKPVPFQWKALNYLAYLGVHKKLKDHLGLSRIRYTYTGGAAMGPDHFRFFHALGVNLKQIYGQTEIAGISVLHRDGDIKFDTVGKPIPETEVKITPDGEIISKSPSVFQGYYKMPEETAKALREGWLHSGDTGFIDSDGHLVVFDRTKDVMVLSDGTKFAPQYLETRLKFSPYIKDVWAIGDKKPYVTAVICIDYNVVGKWAEDRNIAYTSYPELSQIQEVYELIKKEIVKMNRDLPPVARVKKFVNLFKEFDADDDELTRTRKLRRAFVEERYRDIVNGLYSDVKSVHMDTNITYEDGRVVHIKADMKVMEVPQ, from the coding sequence ATGTCACAAGACGTTAAACACAGAGAGGTGCCCATCACCAAAGATTTGACCATTCCCAAGCTCTGGCTGGCTGCGGCGAAGAAGTACTGGGACAAGAAGGTCGCGATGCGCGAGAAGGAGTTCGGCATCTGGGTCCCCATCACCTGGAAGCAGTACTATGAGAACGTCAAGAGGATCGCCCTCGGGATGGTCTCCCTGGGGCTCGAGCGAAACGACAAGGTGGCCATGATCGGAGACAACCGACCCGAGGCCCTCTGGGCCGAGATGGCGGCCATGTGCGTGGGAGGCGTCGGCGTCTGGCTCTTTCAAGATTCGCTCATAGATGAGGTCCAGTATATCATCGACCACTCCGATGCCAAACTGATGGTGGGCGAAGGACAGGAGGAGGTCGACAAATATCTCATGATCAAGGAGAAGTGCCCCAAGCTGAAGAAGATGATCTGGGACGATCCCAAAGGCATGAGAGGATACGACGAGCCCACCTTGATGAGCCTCAAGGAGTTGATGAAAATCGGCGAGGACCTGGATAAAAAAGAGCCCGGCCTCTTCGAGGATTTGATCTCGAAGGGGAAGGGAGACGATATCTGCCTCCTCTTCTATACCTCCGGAACGACGGCCCTGCCCAAGGGGGCTCTCCTCACCCATTACAACATGCTCACCATGGGCCGAAACCTCATGCGGGTCGATCCCTACTTCGAGACCGATGACTTCGTCTCCTATCTTCCCTTCGCTTGGATCGGCGAGCAGATGATGTCGATCTCTTGCGGGATCCAGGCCGGGTTCACGCTCAACTTCCCGGAGGAACCGGAGACGGCCCAAGAAAATATCCGCGAGATCGGCCCCCAGGTGATGTTCGCGCCCCCCCGGATCTATGAGCAGATGGTCCGAAATGTTCAGGTGAAATATCTTGACTCCACCTGGGCCAAGCGGAAGGCCTATGAGCTGGCGATGAAGATCGGATACCACGTGGCGGAGCTGAAGTTTTCCAAAAAACCGGTCCCCTTCCAGTGGAAGGCCCTCAACTACCTGGCCTATCTCGGGGTTCATAAAAAATTGAAGGATCACCTCGGCCTCTCGAGGATCAGGTATACCTACACCGGTGGGGCCGCCATGGGTCCCGACCATTTCAGGTTCTTCCACGCCCTCGGAGTCAACCTGAAGCAGATCTATGGACAGACCGAAATTGCCGGCATCTCCGTTCTTCATCGAGACGGCGATATCAAATTCGATACGGTGGGCAAACCCATCCCCGAAACCGAGGTGAAGATCACGCCCGATGGGGAGATCATCTCCAAGAGCCCCTCCGTCTTCCAGGGATACTATAAGATGCCCGAGGAGACCGCCAAGGCCTTGAGGGAGGGATGGCTCCACTCGGGCGATACCGGCTTTATCGATTCCGATGGCCACCTGGTCGTCTTCGATCGGACCAAGGACGTGATGGTGTTGAGCGACGGGACGAAGTTTGCGCCCCAGTACCTGGAGACCCGGTTGAAATTCAGCCCCTATATCAAGGATGTCTGGGCGATCGGGGATAAGAAGCCCTACGTCACGGCCGTCATCTGCATCGATTATAACGTGGTGGGCAAATGGGCGGAGGATCGAAACATCGCCTACACCAGCTACCCGGAACTCTCTCAGATCCAGGAGGTCTATGAACTGATCAAAAAAGAGATCGTCAAGATGAACCGAGACCTCCCCCCAGTCGCCCGGGTGAAGAAGTTCGTCAACCTTTTTAAGGAATTCGATGCGGACGATGACGAATTGACCCGAACCCGAAAATTGAGGAGGGCCTTTGTGGAAGAGCGTTATCGGGACATCGTCAACGGTCTCTACTCGGACGTGAAAAGCGTCCACATGGACACCAACATCACCTATGAGGACGGAAGGGTGGTCCATATCAAGGCCGACATGAAAGTCATGGAGGTCCCTCAATGA